One Gossypium hirsutum isolate 1008001.06 chromosome A11, Gossypium_hirsutum_v2.1, whole genome shotgun sequence genomic window carries:
- the LOC107923883 gene encoding uncharacterized protein isoform X4, with protein MAGAWATSTSQNATSISEVDPTDHLPLSLLRSQLIPPAPNRSESAIDWLPDFAGYSWVAYGSSSLLVISHFPSPLSSEQTRMGSIFRQVFEISSVASSPVTAVSWSPVRPSSGELAAASDNCICLFSHDSATPNSKGSFCWSQNAVLLQSTKVEAVGWTASGDGLIAGGLEVVLWKRKSKSWEIAWKFKADQPQNMVSASWSIEGPSAAAFSSKDLQIEGVNEASKSVLVFYSDGSSGFAKTVLGHPQPVSMLQWRPSSGKQLLRDGKHLRRHILLTCCLDGTIRLWSEIDTVRVKKAGSVYDQKTTRRSFCVAAVIEIDNALRGTLGADIFFTWAMEIGGMVKTTEETNQYFFREEHKNEVGSCEWLIGFGPGKLVTFWAIHCLDDISPMRFPRVTLWKRLELQGLEVEHLNRNGLSTLKQQLLLKKVVIMRNCASGPPIVCSSIHLYPCKYLAWSMLYTQMINDTENAPPSESRTENLLSCSVGGILDIDGHTSKILQVAIHPNVCEVDLVVSLDSNGLLLFWSLSNNSNAIHGLPTLIPAWRISGKHVTHGKCSKYSSLNWAPLVLAEDRFLLLGHVGGIDCFAVKNFHGEGDGIECYFICTIPFAGHDPYEDGPTNIYTVPLSLSRNETYMCDGFLLLGIWMKEFRALSWEITMHAYDLTRSCSECNFNDDNIVECNAKKFEKTISGTRYCLHVTPSSAQLPEPHLHDQVTSFAVISPGGLTPVQQKLPFHKDSLSCRSPAYVMATGCFDGSIKLWRCSPSEPSISHKSWELVGMFSSHQGPVTAIQLTSCGRKIATTGSDSPSNTVFSLRIWDSICLPDSGTFMLEDTLSLDEDVVVLNWLALGNGQLLLAVCMRNELRVYIQKRCGGHALLDSKQSPGVQFWFCIGISHTFSAIHDFLWGPRTTGVVVHASYLSLLSPWLFLLDNKHQTDFYKKFNPESLLDSDIDMGKGTFSEIFSDHDVVSHKETLIANSNGGCKSDLLKKINTNNGHLSSAFLVGRGQIKCKSNILLGYWSMLDIVERVLPVYHPESLFANIYSGNWKRAYISVKHLVEYLNSSHISEKRGYHPKISDIVPQMPLSDYIEGILSKSSTVNAFQWNENATSMTSSSQFQSGLFPFAYNFQSNASSNAFSPSSTKSGLVDFLEPINKLHELAAITATEKMQILAIVDLLNEVSNPQSASVYENLDEPGRRFWVTLRFQQLLFLQRFGRSASLEDLVVDSGLIAWAFHSDCQETLFGSFLPNEPSWPAMQTLGIGFWFTNATQLRTRVEKLARMQYLKKKDPKDCTLLYVALNRLQVLAGLFKISKDEKDKPLVGFLSRNFQEEKNKAAALKNAYVLMGRHQLELAIAFFLLGGDASSAVTVCAKNLGDEQLALVICRLVEGRGGPLERHLITKLILPSAIERSDYWLASLLEWELGNYSQSFLTMLGLQGGSAIGSSTLSSCHVAFMDPSIGLYCLMLANKTILRNAAGDQNAGVLARWASLMTATSLNRCGLPLEALECLSSSLSILGGTDRENVSDFACSKTSLGILKPSIGGSSPWLLGGVASHLESYAKFDLALRYISKLMREHPSWPRTSFGSVRANTCSEDYENQYDKLLENFHHKLHTGLAQFEHKFSLVSSYLINMIFVNLCNNGFWFLGYDMLHGFCREHSQHENHMDDNAFLYPLFHKPLLKLTEDISSLFSHFLAVCSTTWSPSKLCYRENGMSHEGRSNSGYTWGFYFQGVKLSLSSLRAAMRIFSGIFKEVMAPKLLTLLDLYEFYANFASAWLQKNSEGLVLMMQPLIVTYTSGHMPYEVDMMALKETLNQVPDTVTDVLIDGLEVDKCAEEKQVGELLNLIPEDERWHIIGAFVWQHMSRFMKHKLNSLAISDDSFLSGFSNDKLSSCAPLSLDVGLGNRSIRENIRSASWILANLAKIALEHISSHHVKQLGLFLQQKIDNGFNPPTLGWLAEYRLSSRTLHQHLGQTKDTNSTNQLSASDILWKMCADPTMISESFAQEKVNWSSFLNFKPCRGWDDLYKDIRRENESDESQNHEGKISNSSSGGEAGSPSGSVLRNGHAFLSSWQKGTSTEKEVIHFQNPKEIYKRNGELLEALCVNSINQRQAALASNRKIGHTMVGLVVNQPQFQPVYLLVLVLVIRKGLT; from the exons ATGGCTGGGGCATGGGCAACTTCCACTTCTCAAAACGCAACCTCCATTTCCGAGGTGGATCCCACCGATCACCTCCCGCTTTCCCTCCTTAGATCTCAGCTCATCCCGCCTGCTCCCAATCGATCCGAATCCGCCATAGACTGGTTACCTGACTTTGCCGGTTACTCATGGGTAGCTTACGGATCCTCCTCCCTTCTCGTGATCTCTCACTTCCCTTCTCCTCTCTCCTCCGAACAAACTCGTATGGGCTCAATTTTCCGTCAAGTCTTCGAGATCTCTTCTGTCGCTTCTTCCCCTGTTACCGCCGTTTCGTGGTCTCCGGTCAGGCCTTCTTCTGGTGAGCTCGCAGCGGCCTCGGATAATTGCATTTGCTTGTTCTCTCACGACTCAGCGACGCCCAATTCCAAAG GTTCTTTTTGTTGGAGCCAGAATGCAGTACTTTTACAGTCTACAAAAGTTGAGGCAGTTGGATGGACGGCTTCTGGGGATGGGCTAATAGCCGGTGGACTGGAGGTTGTTTTGTGGAAAAGGAAGAGTAAATCTTGGGAAATAGCTTGGAAATTCAAAGCAGATCAGCCTCAAAATATGGTTTCTGCCTCGTGGTCAATAGAAGGCCCTTCCGCAGCTGCATTTTCTTCAAAGGATTTGCAAATTGAAGGAGTCAATGAGGCAAGCAAGTCTGTTTTGGTATTTTACAGTGATGGAAGTTCTGGATTTGCAAAAACTGTGCTAGGCCATCCTCAACCTGTTTCAATGCTTCAATGGAGGCCATCGTCAGGGAAACAACTGTTGAGAGATGGAAAACATTTGCGGAGACATATATTGTTAACATGCTGTTTAGATGGAACTATAAGATTATGGAGTGAGATAGACACTGTTAGAGTTAAGAAAGCAGGCAGTGTTTACGATCAGAAAACTACAAGGAGGTCATTTTGTGTAGCTGCTGTAATCGAGATAGATAATGCATTACGTGGAACTTTGGGAGCAGATATATTTTTTACATGGGCAATGGAAATTGGTGGTATGGTTAAAACCACTGAAGAAACTAACCAATACTTCTTTAGAGAAGAACATAAGAATGAAGTTGGCAGCTGTGAGTGGTTAATAGGGTTTGGCCCTGGAAAATTGGTTACTTTCTGGGCAATCCATTGTCTTGATGACATATCACCAATGAGGTTCCCCCGGGTTACATTGTGGAAGAGACTGGAGCTTCAGGGTCTTGAAGTTGAACATCTTAATAGAAATGGACTTTCAACTCTAAAGCAACAATTGCTTCTTAAAAAGGTTGTTATCATGAGAAATTGTGCGTCTGGACCCCCAATTGTATGCTCTTCTATCCATTTATATCCGTGTAAATATTTGGCCTGGTCCATGTTATATACCCAAATGATAAATGATACAGAGAATGCACCTCCTAGTGAATCTAGGACTGAAAATTTATTATCATGTTCAGTAGGAGGAATTTTAGATATAGATGGTCATACCAGTAAAATCTTACAAGTTGCTATACACCCTAATGTTTGTGAAGTTGATTTGGTTGTTTCTTTGGATTCTAATGGGCTACTTCTGTTTTGGTCACTTTCTAACAATTCGAATGCCATTCATGGCCTTCCAACATTGATTCCTGCATGGAGAATTAGTGGAAAGCATGTAACTCACGGTAAATGTTCTAAATATTCAAGCTTGAATTGGGCACCTTTAGTATTGGCTGAAGATCGGTTTCTTCTTCTAGGACATGTTGGAGGAATTGACTGCTTTGCAGTAAAGAATTTTCATGGTGAAGGAGATGGCATAGAATGTTACTTCATATGCACTATACCTTTTGCAGGTCATGATCCTTACGAGGATGGTCCAACCAACATATATACAGTACCATTGTCTTTGTCTCGTAATGAAACTTATATGTGTGATGGATTTTTACTTTTGGGCATTTGGATGAAAGAATTTCGGGCTCTTTCCTGGGAAATAACCATGCATGCTTATGATCTGACAAGAAGCTGCTCTGAATGTAATTTCAATGATGATAATATTGTTGAATGCAAtgcaaagaaatttgaaaaaactATTTCTGGCACAAGATATTGTCTCCACGTTACTCCATCATCAGCACAGTTGCCTGAACCTCATCTTCATGATCAGGTCACAAGTTTTGCTGTGATCTCTCCTGGTGGTTTGACACCTGTGCAGCAAAAGTTACCTTTTCATAAAGATTCCTTAAGTTGTAGAAGTCCTGCATATGTTATGGCCACAGGCTGCTTTGATGGTAGTATAAAATTGTGGAGATGTAGCCCCAGTGAACCATCAATTTCTCACAAATCATGGGAACTTGTGGGCATGTTTAGTTCACATCAAGGACCTGTCACTGCTATACAATTGACCAGTTGTGGTAGGAAGATTGCAACCACTGGCTCAGATAGTCCGTCAAATACTGTCTTTAGTCTTCGTATATGGGACTCTATATGCCTACCAGACTCGGGGACTTTTATGTTAGAAGACACATTGTCACTTGATGAAGATGTTGTTGTTTTAAATTGGTTAGCCCTAGGAAACGGTCAGTTATTACTTGCAGTTTGCATGCGCAATGAGTTGCGTGTATATATTCAGAAGCGATGTGGTGGTCATGCTTTGTTAGACTCTAAACAATCTCCGGGTGTGCAATTCTGGTTTTGCATTGGGATCAGTCATACTTTTTCTGCTATTCATGATTTCTTGTGGGGCCCCAGGACTACAGGTGTGGTTGTGCATGCTAGTTACTTGAGTCTTTTAAGTCCATGGCTGTTTCTTTTAGATAACAAACATCAGACTgatttctataaaaaatttaacccaGAAAGCCTTCTTGATTCTGATATTGATATGGGCAAGGGCACATTTTCTGAAATTTTTAGTGATCATGATGTTGTTAGTCACAAAGAAACATTAATTGCAAATAGTAATGGAGGATGCAAGTCCGACCTTCTTAAGAAGATAAATACCAACAATGGTCACCTATCCAGTGCATTTTTAGTGGGAAGGGGTCAAATAAAATGCAAGTCAAACATTTTACTCGGTTACTGGAGTATGCTAGACATAGTGGAGAGAGTTTTGCCTGTTTATCACCCGGAGTCACTCTTTGCAAACATATATTCAG gcaattggaAACGTGCATACATCTCTGTGAAGCATCTGGTTGAATATCTTAATTCTAGTCATATTTCAGAGAAGAGAGGTTACCATCCAAAGATCAGTGACATTGTTCCGCAGATGCCTTTATCTGATTACATTGAAGGGATTCTCTCCAAAAGTTCAACTGTTAATGCATTCCAATGGAATGAGAATGCTACTTCGATGACATCGTCTTCACAATTTCAAAGTGGCTTGTTTCCGTTTGCTTATAATTTTCAGTCTAATGCTTCCAGCAACGCATTCAGCCCGTCTTCAACAAAATCTGGACTTGTTGACTTCCTTGAACCAATCAATAAGTTGCATGAGTTGGCAGCTATAACAGCCACAGAGAAGATGCAGATTCTTGCAATCGTAGATCTTCTAAATGAAGTTAGTAATCCACAGTCTGCTTCTGTTTATGAAAATCTTGATGAACCAGGTCGAAG GTTTTGGGTCACATTAAGGTTTCAGCAGCTGCTTTTTTTGCAAAGGTTTGGTAGATCAGCATCTTTGGAAGATCTTGTGGTTGACTCAGGGCTTATAGCATGGGCATTCCACTCCGATTGCCAGGAAACTCTGTTTGGTTCATTTCTACCAAATGAACCGTCTTGGCCAGCAATGCAGACGTTGGGCATTGGATTTTGGTTTACTAATGCAACTCAACTGCGCACAAGG GTGGAAAAGCTGGCTAGAATGCAATATCTTAAGAAGAAAGATCCCAAGGATTGTACACTGCTGTATGTAGCATTAAATAGACTTCAGGTTTTGGCTGGTCTATTTAAAATTAGCAAGGATGAGAAGGATAAACCATTGGTTGGATTTCTTTCACGCAATTTTCAg GAGGAGAAAAATAAGGCGGCAGCTTTGAAAAATGCTTATGTCTTGATGGGGAGACATCAACTAGAGTTGGCTATTGCTTTTTTTCTGCTTGGGGGTGATGCTTCTTCTGCAGTTACTGTTTGTGCAAAGAACCTTGGGGATGAGCAGCTAGCACTAGTAATATGTAGACTTGTCGAGGGGCGAGGTGGACCATTAGAGCGTCACTTGATTACTAAGCTTATACTTCCATCTGCAATTGAGAGAAGTGACTATTGGCTTGCAAGCCTTCTAGAG TGGGAATTGGGGAACTATTCTCAATCTTTCCTGACCATGCTTGGTTTACAAGGGGGTTCTGCTATTGGTTCATCCACTCTTTCATCCTGCCATGTTGCTTTCATGGACCCCAGTATAGGTCTGTATTGCCTCATGCTTGCAAACAAAACTATCCTGAGAAATGCTGCAGGGGACCAGAATGCTGGAGTTCTTGCTAGATGGGCATCTTTGATGACTGCTACTTCCTTGAACAGATGTGGGCTTCCT CTTGAAGCCTTGGAGTGCCTTTCATCTTCCCTGAGTATTCTGGGGGGTACAGATCGAGAGAACGTATCAGATTTTGCATGTTCTAAAACTTCACTGGGAATTTTGAAACCTTCTATTGGTGGTTCCTCTCCTTGGCTCTTGGGTGGTGTTGCTTCTCACCTTGAGTCCTATGCTAAATTTGATTTGGCCCTCCGGTATATCTCAAAATTGATGAGGGAGCATCCTAGTTGGCCTAGAACCTCCTTTGGATCTGTTAGAGCAAACACATGTTCTGAGGATTATGAGAATCAATATGATAAACTACTTGAAAATTTTCACCATAAGTTGCACACAGGACTTGCACAGTTTGAGCATAAGTTCTCGTTGGTTTCATCCTACCTAATTAATATG ATTTTTGTCAACTTATGCAATAATGGGTTCTGGTTCCTTGGATATGATATGTTACATGGATTTTGTCGTGAACACTCCCAGCATGAGAATCATATGGATGACAATGCCTTTTTGTATCCTCTTTTCCACAAGCCACTTTTGAAGTTGACTGAGGATATCTCCTCTTTGTTTTCGCATTTTCTTGCTGTCTGCAGCACAACATGGTCCCCATCAAAATTATGTTATAGAGAAAATGGTATGTCCCATGAAGGTAGATCCAACTCTGGATATACCTGGGGGTTTTATTTTCAAGGGGTCAAACTATCACTGTCGAGTTTAAGAGCAGCTATGAGGATCTTCTCTGGCATCTTCAAAGAGGTCATGGCCCCAAAACTTCTCACCCTTCTTGATTTGtatgaattttatgcaaattttgCATCTGCTTGgcttcagaaaaattcagaaggTTTAGTTTTGATGATGCAACCCCTCATAGTTACATATACTAGTGGGCATATGCCTTATGAAGTTGATATGATGGCTTTGAAGGAAACGTTAAACCAGGTTCCGGATACAGTGACTGATGTTTTAATAGATGGCCTTGAGGTTGATAAATGTGCTGAGGAAAAACAAGTTGGAGAGCTATTGAATTTGATTCCAGAGGATGAGAGATGGCATATTATAGGGGCTTTTGTGTGGCAACACATGTCCAGATTCATGAAACATAAGTTGAATTCATTAGCCATTTCTGATGACAGTTTTCTTTCTGGCTTTTCCAATGATAAACTTTCTTCTTGTGCTCCTTTATCATTGGATGTTGGATTAGGTAACAGAAGCATAAGAGAAAACATTAGGTCAGCATCATGGATATTAGCCAACTTAGCAAAAATTGCCCTTGAACATATTTCTTCTCACCATGTGAAACAACTTGGGTTGTTCTTACAGCAGAAAATAGATAATGGATTTAACCCTCCTACTCTTGGTTGGTTGGCGGAGTATAGATTGTCTTCTAGGACTCTACATCAGCATCTGGGTCAGACTAAAGATACAAACAGCACAAATCAGCTTTCTGCTTCTGATATCTTATGGAAAATGTGTGCTGATCCTACTATGATATCAGAAAGTTTTGCACAAGAGAAAGTGAATTGGTCAAGTTTTCTTAATTTTAAGCCTTGCAGAGGATGGGATGATTTATACAAAGATATTAGGAGGGAGAATGAAAGTGATGAGTCCCAAAATCATGAAGGTAAAATAAGCAATAGCTCTTCTGGTGGTGAAGCTGGATCACCTTCTGGGAGTGTGTTACGGAACGGCCATGCTTTTTTAAGTTCCTGGCAGAAAGGAACAAGCACGGAAAAGGAGGTCATACATTTCCAAAACCCTAAAGAAATATATAAGAGAAATGGGGAGCTTCTAGAG GCATTGTGTGTCAACTCCATTAATCAAAGGCAAGCTGCATTGGCTAGCAACCGAAAG ATTGGCCACACAATGGTTGGGCTGGTTGTGAATCAACCCCAGTTCCAACCTGTGTATCTCCTGGTGTTGGTCTTGGTAATCAGAAAGGGGCTCACCTAG